The following is a genomic window from Bombus fervidus isolate BK054 chromosome 10, iyBomFerv1, whole genome shotgun sequence.
AATCTTTTATGGTCTTTCTTATTATGAGTCATTTCGCGGCAACTTTCCACGTGAAACTGGACACGCTTTTATAGTAATCTTTCTTATGACTTTCTGAGAGGGAAGGATTAGATATGAATGCTTGTGTTGGATTTGCAAGCCAGATATCGCAGCGAATTGCGTAATTGATGTTTCTTATCACTTTCTCGATATGAGATTGTGCAATAGTATGTAGTAAGTGACAGTCATTTAGAggagataaaatatattgcagATATAGAATTTTGAATGAACGTAGTACTTGTTAATAGAAGAAACTCAGATTTACTTACAtaagatatattaaattcaatgtataaatataaattaatatgagTAAATCACGAAGCGGTATTTCACCATGCGGTAAAGTGCAGTATACATTATTACAGTAAACCTTTATTTCAAGTGATAACTTTTTTtctatctatatatgtatgtattcaaaagtattaataaaatcattgcTCAAATTGTTACatagaaaattatagtattcgatgttaaataaaatttaaaaaaaataatttggcCCATGAGGGGATCGAACCCGCGACCTTCGCGTTATTAGCACGACGCTCTAACCAACTGAGCTAATGGGCCGCTGTGGTAACTGGTATATTTCTGCATCAGATAACTTTGCATTAGACAACTAAACTctttaatataagaaatatattttataaaatgttaatattttgtatgtacAATAAAAACTACACTATGCTGACGCTACAATTCCGTCAGTCTCTGATTATAACTTGATACAGTAAATTCGCTGATACAAAATGCATGGTTTTCGTTGCTAGGTCAATGATACAGATTTCTCCGTTGTTCTTCGTCCGTTATCTTATACCTTTGTATATAGGATGTTTCAAGGTAGTGGAAGTTTTTCCAGATGCTCTCGGAAAAGCCTCAACTTGTGTATCGATAAGTAAAGAGTTACTCGTTGACtctgagaaatattttaacctTACATTAATGTCATCATCAGCACCAGAATACATAGAACActatgaaattagaaaatagtagAAAAATCTATTGTAGTGTAAAAACAAATCTGAAGATACGTGACGTCGTTCAAGAGATAAATTGccttttcaaattttgtaatcAAAATTCACAAGTATAACTATCCAAAATGCCGGCAGAACAACCAATAGATATGTTAAATGATACCTTGGCAGAGATCGTTTACAGAACGAAAAATATGCCAAGGTTCAAAAGATTGGCACGCAATACGCACTTTGATGTGAGAGAAGTTGAAGGTTAGAAATTCATTGTGTCACaatttttcatgttttttaTTGGTCTGATTAATTCATTGATAGCTTTGTCAATTATCCATCGTAAATGCGTGCAAATGCTGGGTCCGATAAGCAGattaatatttcgaaacaTTTTCCACGCTGGTTTGGATTTCACAGAAAATATTCGTCATTTATTGATCGACAGAATGTTTTCCGTCGTCGACAAACGAAATGCTTTGCAGGTAAACAACtgtttaaaagtattaaatattgattaattattgtaaactATAATTTAGATATATTCTGAACAATGGATCGAAGGTCTGTCGGTGATTCTTCGCGGAACTTTAGACGAAAAAATCCATTTTGCTTATAGAGTATACAACCATCTTTGTACTTTCAACCAATATTATTcccttaattaattttcttaccgTGCTTCCCGAAATTCAATTCCAGGTGTACGATAATATGAGAACTcacaaattaaaaaaggaaCATATATTTCCCATGATGCGCggatgtttaattaaattgcagAATGATGAAAACCCAGAAGAAGCCGTGAAGGTATAGtaatctatatatgtataggtaTCATACTAGAACGCTTTAATAATTGAATCACAAGAAAAATTGCATATTTTGCTATACGAATTTCAAtatcttttacattttctttaaattttcaataaattctcTCGATTCAATCccatatttgtaatatatttttcgttttataggaCTTGATagatttgttaataaaaaagcTAGACGTGGATCGCGATGGCGCAGTATCGGAGGAGGATTTCAAAACCGCCGTAAAAGAGAGAAATCAACTTCTTTTAGAATGCATGGGTCCAGTGTTTCCTTCGAGAGACGCACGTCACGTGTTCCTGACTACTTTTACAGATCGTGTAGGAAGATACTGACAATCTACGGAGCCATCCATACCGAGGAATAATTTCTTAAG
Proteins encoded in this region:
- the LOC139991615 gene encoding calaxin; translation: MPAEQPIDMLNDTLAEIVYRTKNMPRFKRLARNTHFDVREVEALSIIHRKCVQMLGPISRLIFRNIFHAGLDFTENIRHLLIDRMFSVVDKRNALQIYSEQWIEGLSVILRGTLDEKIHFAYRVYDNMRTHKLKKEHIFPMMRGCLIKLQNDENPEEAVKDLIDLLIKKLDVDRDGAVSEEDFKTAVKERNQLLLECMGPVFPSRDARHVFLTTFTDRVGRY